One window of the Pseudomonas sihuiensis genome contains the following:
- a CDS encoding Fe2+-dependent dioxygenase gives MMLSIPDVLNAEQLQQCRAALEGGNWQDGRLTAGHQAVNVKANQQLAQDDPLTQQLGDFILACLAQHPRFMAAALPLKVVPPRFNRYAEGGTYGDHIDNAVFSVPGTPHRIRADLSATLFFSEPEEYEGGELVVQDKRIKLPAGHLILYSSGSLHRVEPVTRGARLASFFWVQSLVRQDEQRSVLLELDDSIQALRQQVPDSPELVRLTGIYHNLLRQWTQT, from the coding sequence ATGATGCTGAGCATTCCCGACGTGCTGAATGCCGAACAACTGCAGCAGTGCCGCGCGGCGCTCGAGGGCGGCAACTGGCAGGACGGTCGGCTCACCGCCGGGCATCAGGCGGTGAACGTCAAGGCCAATCAGCAGCTGGCCCAGGATGACCCGCTGACGCAGCAACTGGGTGATTTCATCCTGGCCTGCCTGGCCCAGCATCCGCGTTTCATGGCCGCCGCGTTGCCGCTGAAGGTGGTGCCGCCGCGCTTCAATCGCTATGCCGAGGGCGGCACCTATGGCGACCATATCGACAACGCGGTGTTCAGCGTGCCGGGCACGCCGCATCGGATTCGCGCCGACCTCTCGGCCACCCTGTTCTTCAGCGAGCCGGAGGAGTACGAAGGCGGCGAGCTGGTGGTGCAGGACAAACGCATCAAGCTGCCGGCCGGCCATCTGATTCTCTATTCCAGCGGCAGTCTGCATCGGGTCGAGCCGGTGACTCGCGGCGCGCGTCTGGCTTCGTTCTTCTGGGTGCAGAGCCTGGTGCGTCAGGACGAGCAGCGCAGCGTGCTGCTGGAGCTGGACGACAGCATCCAGGCGCTGCGCCAGCAGGTGCCGGACAGCCCCGAGCTGGTACGGCTGACTGGCATCTATCACAACCTGTTGCGGCAGTGGACGCAGACTTGA
- a CDS encoding alpha-hydroxy acid oxidase translates to MPLPKLQQIPPAIAAVADYEPYARERMSEQAWAYLAGGAADELTLADNRAAFERLRLRSRVLQDLSGGNTRLSLFGQAFAHPILLAPVAYQQLAHPEGELASVLAASALGAGMVVSTQASVELEAIAAQAQAPLWFQLYIQPDREFTAALIRRAESAGYQALVLTVDAPVNGVRNREQRAGFALPAGVEAVNLRGMRPLQAQAEPHSSSLLLGGPLLAAAPTWADLTWLREQTRLPILLKGIMSGADAEQALAAGMDGLIVSNHGGRTLDGLPATIDVLPEVAAAVQGRVPLLLDGGIRRGSDILKALALGADAVLVGRPYVFALATAGAVGVAHVLQLLRAELEVAMALTGCADLASIGPDVIWRPATR, encoded by the coding sequence ATGCCCTTGCCCAAGCTGCAGCAGATCCCGCCGGCCATCGCCGCCGTCGCCGACTACGAACCCTATGCCCGTGAACGCATGAGTGAGCAGGCCTGGGCTTACCTGGCTGGAGGCGCCGCCGACGAGTTAACCCTGGCCGACAATCGAGCGGCATTCGAGCGCCTGCGCCTGCGCAGCCGGGTGTTGCAGGATCTAAGTGGCGGCAATACGCGTTTGAGCCTGTTCGGTCAGGCGTTCGCTCATCCAATCCTTCTCGCCCCGGTGGCCTATCAGCAACTCGCCCACCCCGAGGGTGAGTTGGCCAGCGTACTCGCGGCTTCTGCGCTGGGGGCCGGCATGGTGGTCAGCACCCAGGCCAGCGTCGAGTTGGAGGCTATCGCGGCGCAGGCGCAGGCACCGCTGTGGTTCCAGCTGTATATCCAGCCTGATCGCGAGTTCACCGCGGCCTTGATCCGCCGTGCAGAAAGCGCCGGCTACCAGGCGCTGGTGCTGACCGTGGACGCCCCCGTCAATGGCGTGCGCAATCGCGAGCAGCGCGCAGGTTTCGCCCTGCCGGCAGGCGTCGAGGCGGTCAATCTGCGCGGAATGCGGCCACTGCAGGCGCAGGCCGAGCCGCACAGCAGCAGTCTGCTGCTGGGTGGCCCGCTGCTGGCCGCGGCGCCGACCTGGGCCGACCTCACCTGGCTGCGTGAGCAGACGCGCTTGCCAATCCTGCTCAAGGGCATCATGAGCGGCGCCGACGCCGAACAGGCGCTGGCGGCGGGGATGGACGGGCTGATCGTCTCCAACCATGGCGGACGCACGCTTGATGGTCTGCCTGCGACCATCGACGTGCTGCCCGAAGTCGCCGCCGCTGTGCAGGGGCGCGTGCCGCTGCTGCTCGATGGCGGTATCCGGCGTGGCAGCGACATCCTCAAGGCGCTGGCGCTGGGCGCGGACGCCGTGCTGGTCGGCAGGCCCTACGTCTTCGCTCTGGCGACCGCCGGTGCGGTCGGGGTAGCGCATGTGCTGCAACTGCTGCGCGCTGAGCTGGAGGTGGCCATGGCTCTGACCGGTTGCGCCGACCTGGCCAGCATCGGGCCGGATGTGATCTGGCGTCCTGCCACTCGCTAG
- a CDS encoding TonB-dependent receptor domain-containing protein: protein MSALSSRTALASAIALAASFGAQANEPIALGDVVVSASGFEQKITEAPASISVISREELQQKSFSNLAEALEDVEGIDVRQGTGKTGGLNISIRGMPSQYTLILIDGRRQNAAGNVTPNGFGETSTSFMPPLSAIERIEVIRGPMSTLYGSDAMGGVINIITRKVGKEWSGSLTQDYTYQENRDFGDTRNTSIYASGPLIDDLLGLQVRGSLFNREESDLSYGNGVDISKRGPSPVDGRTNNLGARLTLTPHENHDFGLDIERGRQKYNNDECQLGSLDGLNRDCTANATTANGYADELRFEREQIALTHTARLDFGTLDSSLMHNRTETIGRTIPGNVIGNSSGIPGTLIGDDRDLETTNLVFDSKLVAPIGESHIATLGGQWWKAEMTDGIALDEFEQKTWALFAEDEWRLRDDLALTLGARYDDHEAFGGHVSPRAYLVWNTTDSWTLKGGISRGYKTPDLNDLHGGINGVTSQGQVVTIGNPNLKPETTTSTEFGVYFDSLSGFNANATLFHNKFKDKIATGDPVADPLCSGNAASGGLPAGTCSQQINIDEAVTQGLELAASWNFAPAWTLSGNYTYTDSEQKSGDNKGEPLTNTPEHLANAKLAWQTTDRLNLWLKSEYRGERARFTSRYENLANTNGSYSTNQSIYDTLGKNTKAYTLLHLGGSFKASENVTLNAAIYNLLDKDFVKGKAYSTYSTPNNAGVGGGVANGTAYGTDYIQSTQSTTGVMEEGRRLWLSAVVEF from the coding sequence ATGTCCGCCCTCAGTTCCCGTACCGCCTTGGCTAGCGCCATTGCGTTGGCTGCCAGCTTCGGTGCCCAGGCCAACGAGCCCATCGCCCTGGGCGATGTGGTCGTCAGCGCTTCCGGCTTCGAACAGAAGATCACCGAAGCCCCCGCCAGCATCAGCGTGATCAGCCGCGAGGAGTTGCAGCAGAAAAGTTTCAGCAATCTCGCCGAGGCACTTGAGGATGTCGAAGGCATCGACGTGCGTCAGGGCACCGGCAAGACTGGCGGGCTGAACATCAGCATCCGTGGCATGCCCAGTCAGTACACTCTGATCCTTATCGACGGCCGCCGGCAGAACGCAGCCGGTAACGTCACCCCCAACGGTTTCGGCGAAACCTCCACCAGTTTCATGCCGCCGCTGTCGGCCATCGAGCGTATCGAAGTGATTCGCGGGCCGATGTCGACCCTGTATGGTTCCGATGCCATGGGCGGGGTGATCAACATCATCACCCGCAAGGTCGGCAAGGAGTGGTCCGGCTCTTTGACCCAGGATTACACCTACCAGGAAAATCGCGACTTCGGTGATACCCGCAACACCAGCATCTACGCGAGCGGCCCGCTGATCGACGACCTGCTCGGCCTGCAGGTACGGGGTAGCCTGTTCAATCGTGAAGAGTCCGACCTGAGCTACGGCAACGGCGTGGATATCAGCAAGCGCGGCCCCTCTCCAGTCGATGGCCGTACCAACAATCTGGGAGCACGCCTGACTCTAACTCCGCACGAGAATCACGACTTCGGCCTGGATATTGAACGCGGCCGCCAGAAGTACAACAACGATGAGTGCCAGCTCGGCAGTCTCGATGGCTTGAACCGCGACTGCACTGCCAATGCCACCACCGCCAATGGTTATGCCGACGAGTTACGTTTCGAACGCGAGCAGATCGCCCTGACCCACACCGCGCGTCTGGACTTCGGCACTCTGGATTCCAGCCTGATGCACAACCGCACCGAAACCATCGGCCGTACCATTCCAGGTAACGTTATCGGCAATAGCTCCGGCATCCCAGGCACGCTGATTGGTGATGATCGCGATCTGGAGACAACCAACCTGGTTTTCGACAGCAAACTCGTAGCACCAATAGGTGAGTCGCACATTGCCACCCTCGGCGGTCAGTGGTGGAAAGCCGAAATGACGGACGGCATCGCACTGGACGAGTTCGAGCAAAAAACCTGGGCACTCTTCGCCGAAGATGAATGGCGCCTGCGTGATGATCTGGCCCTGACGTTGGGGGCTCGTTATGACGACCACGAAGCCTTCGGCGGCCACGTGAGCCCGCGCGCCTATCTGGTGTGGAATACAACTGACAGCTGGACACTCAAAGGAGGCATCAGCCGGGGGTACAAGACTCCGGATCTGAACGACCTGCATGGCGGCATCAACGGTGTCACCAGCCAGGGACAGGTCGTCACCATCGGCAACCCAAACCTGAAGCCTGAGACGACCACCAGCACCGAATTTGGCGTCTACTTCGACAGCCTGTCCGGCTTCAATGCCAACGCCACGCTGTTCCACAACAAATTCAAGGACAAGATCGCCACCGGTGATCCGGTCGCCGATCCTCTGTGCAGTGGTAACGCAGCAAGTGGTGGTCTCCCGGCTGGCACCTGCTCACAGCAGATAAACATCGACGAAGCGGTCACCCAAGGCCTGGAACTCGCTGCCAGTTGGAACTTCGCGCCAGCCTGGACACTTTCGGGTAATTACACCTACACCGACAGCGAACAGAAAAGCGGCGACAACAAAGGCGAACCGCTGACCAATACTCCCGAACACCTGGCCAATGCCAAGCTCGCCTGGCAGACCACTGATCGCCTCAACCTCTGGCTCAAGAGTGAATACCGTGGTGAACGTGCTCGCTTTACCTCGAGGTACGAGAACCTGGCCAACACCAACGGAAGTTACTCAACCAATCAGTCGATCTATGACACCTTGGGCAAGAACACCAAGGCCTATACCCTGCTCCACCTCGGCGGCTCGTTCAAAGCCTCGGAAAACGTGACGCTCAATGCGGCAATCTACAACTTGCTGGACAAGGACTTCGTCAAAGGCAAGGCCTACAGCACCTACAGCACTCCAAACAACGCGGGCGTTGGTGGTGGCGTAGCCAACGGTACGGCTTATGGTACGGACTATATCCAGAGCACCCAGTCCACCACCGGCGTAATGGAAGAAGGTCGGCGCCTGTGGTTGTCGGCAGTAGTCGAATTCTGA
- a CDS encoding 5-oxoprolinase subunit PxpA — protein MNRILLNCDMGEGFGAWRMGDDALAMPLIDQANLACGFHAGDPLIMARSVELALAQGVSIGAHPSYPDLQGFGRRHLQCSAEEVRALVLYQIGALDAFCRAAGGQLAYVKPHGALYNDLVRDDALLMAVLDACHCYRKGLPLMVLALADNDRELRLADEADVPLMFEAFADRAYLSDGQLAPRRLSGAVHQDPERILAQALAIARGEPFADIDGKPLRLRADSLCVHGDNPESLAVLRRLRARLDAL, from the coding sequence ATGAACCGTATTCTTCTCAATTGCGACATGGGCGAAGGCTTCGGTGCCTGGCGTATGGGCGACGATGCGCTTGCCATGCCGCTGATCGATCAGGCCAACCTCGCCTGCGGCTTCCATGCCGGTGATCCGCTAATCATGGCGCGTAGCGTCGAGTTGGCTTTAGCGCAGGGCGTGAGTATCGGCGCGCATCCTTCCTATCCGGATCTGCAGGGTTTCGGCCGCCGCCATCTGCAATGCTCGGCCGAAGAGGTGCGGGCGCTGGTGCTGTATCAGATCGGCGCGCTGGATGCCTTCTGCCGCGCCGCCGGTGGCCAGTTGGCCTACGTCAAGCCGCACGGCGCGCTGTACAACGATCTGGTGCGTGACGATGCGCTGCTGATGGCGGTGCTCGATGCCTGCCACTGCTACCGCAAGGGCCTGCCGTTGATGGTGCTGGCGCTGGCCGACAACGACCGGGAGCTGCGCCTGGCCGACGAGGCGGATGTGCCGTTGATGTTCGAAGCCTTCGCCGACCGCGCCTACCTCTCGGATGGGCAGCTTGCGCCACGCCGGCTCAGTGGCGCGGTACATCAGGATCCCGAACGCATTCTCGCCCAGGCGCTGGCCATCGCCCGTGGCGAGCCCTTTGCCGACATAGATGGCAAGCCGCTGCGGCTGCGCGCCGACAGCCTGTGCGTCCACGGCGACAATCCAGAGTCGCTGGCGGTTTTGCGCCGCTTGCGCGCCCGTCTGGACGCGCTGTGA
- a CDS encoding DUF2218 domain-containing protein: MTLFSSSAFVATDTPARYISRLCKHFAHKIPVNFDEQQGRIEFGAGVATLKAENQGLRLQVESANSEDLQRLEGVVGSHFERFAWRDELTLDWQPN, from the coding sequence ATGACCCTATTCAGCAGCAGTGCCTTCGTCGCAACCGATACCCCGGCGCGCTATATCAGCCGGCTGTGCAAGCATTTCGCGCACAAGATTCCGGTCAACTTCGACGAGCAGCAGGGCCGCATCGAGTTCGGCGCTGGTGTGGCGACCTTGAAGGCAGAAAACCAGGGCTTGCGTCTACAGGTGGAAAGCGCCAACAGCGAAGACCTGCAACGCCTGGAAGGCGTCGTCGGCAGTCACTTCGAACGCTTTGCCTGGCGGGATGAGCTGACTCTGGACTGGCAGCCCAACTGA